The Cryomorphaceae bacterium 1068 region ATGATACCCCGAACGGCAGGAACATCTCTTGCGGGCCAATGCGTAGGTGAAGGTTTAGTGATAGATTTTTCGCGTTTTATGACCAAGATACTCGAGGTGAATACAGTCGAGAAGTGGGTGGTTTTGGAGCCTGGCGTGATTCGCGATGAGCTAAATGAGTTTGTGAAGAAAGACGGTCTTTTCTTCGGGCCAAATACGTCTACTGCAAATCGATGTATGATGGGAGGGATGCTCGGCAACAATTCCTCAGGCACAACTTCCATTCGCTATGGAGTCACGAGAGATAAAGTGATAGAACTAGAGGTAGTTTTGGCTGACGGTTCTGAAGCGACACTAAAGGAACTCAATCAAGAAGAGCTGGCGGGGCTTTTGGAATCTACTGCTCCCGAAGCTAACATCATTAATTCGATCATCAAAGAGCTTAGTCCTGAAACGGTTAGAACGGAAATTAAGGAGAGATTTCCTAAAAAAGAAATTCACCGAAGAAATACAGGGTATGCCATAGACCTCTTGGCAGAAATGCAGCCTTTTAATACTAATGGAGATTCCTTTAATCCGGCTAAGCTCATCGCCGGATCCGAAGGGACGCTTTGTGCTGTGACCAAATTGAAATTGAAGCTCGACGATCTGCCGCCTTCATTTGAGGCTGTCGTTTGCGCCCATTTTGAAAGTATTCATGAGGCCATGACGGCTACAGTAGAAGCTATGAAAAGTGAGCCATATGCATGTGAGGTGATGGATAAAACCATTCTCGATCTGACGAAAGGAAATGCCGAACAAGCTGAGAATAGATTTTTTGTCGAAGGCGATCCCGGCGCGATCTTGTGTATCGAGCTTCGAGCTGATACTCAAGAATTGCTTCAATCGGAATGCTCTATGTTGATTGAGCGACTAAAAGAAAAAGAATTGGGTTTTGCTTTTCCAATCGTTCATGCGCCCGAAACGTTAAAAGTTTGGACACTTCGGGCTGCTGGTCTGGGTGTTTTGAGCAACTTGAAGGGAAAGGCCAAACCAGTGGCTTTCGTTGAAGACACCGCGGTAGAACTTGCAGATCTACCAGAGTATATTGTCGACTTCGAAAAACTTATGGATGGCTTTGGTCAGAAGGCGGTGTATTATGCTCATGCAGGTGCCGGCGAACTGCACCTAAGGCCTGTCTTAGACCTGAAGGCCAAGAAAGGAAGGGAAGATTTTCGTAGGATCGGAGAGGCTTCTGCCAAATTGGTGAATAAGTACCGAGGCTCATTGAGCGGAGAGCATGGGGATGGTAGGGTGCGTGCAGAGTTTATTCCCGAAATGATTGGTCCGAAAAATTACGCATTACTCAAAAGGATCAAGGAGATTTGGGATCCAAAGAATATTTTCAACCCTGGAAAAATCGTAGATCCGGATCCAATGGATGCTGACTTTCGCTATGAAGAAAATCAGCGCACTTTTAATTATCCTACGTTTTTTGATTTCTCGGAAGAAGGTGGAATGCTCTCTCTGGCTGAGAAGTGCAATGGTTCAGGAGATTGCCGTAGACTTCCATACACAGGGGCTACAATGTGTCCGAGCTATCACGCCACAAGAAACGAAAAGGACTCCACTCGAGCTCGAGCAAATGTACTTCGGGAGGCATTGACACAATCTACACATCAGGCGTTTCCGTTTGATAATGATGAGGTTCATGAGGTACTTGATCTTTGCATCAGTTGCAAGGCCTGTAAGCGTGAATGTCCGAGTTCGGTGGATATGTCGCTTTTAAAAATGGAGTCTGACTACCACTATTACCGTAGAAACGGAATCCCTAAGAGGAATAAATTTTTTGGCGCTTTTCACAAAAGCGCAAAGTGGGGAAGCGCACTAGCTCCCTTGAGTAATGTGTTATTACGGATTCCATTTTTTGAGAAGGTCTTCAAATCCAGATTCGGAATAGCAGATCAACGAAGCATCCCGCCATTGTCAAGGAAGAAAGCCACCACTTTGATCAATCCAAAAAAGACCAAATCTCCCCAATTTGTGCTTTACATCGATGAGTTTACGCAATACCAAGATGCGCATATTGCGAAAGCCG contains the following coding sequences:
- a CDS encoding FAD-binding and (Fe-S)-binding domain-containing protein, giving the protein MERNQEKNPNWQNLQNALGERLHLDHLTRVLYATDASVYRKVPLAVAYPHGKSDVVAIVRWCQSESVSMIPRTAGTSLAGQCVGEGLVIDFSRFMTKILEVNTVEKWVVLEPGVIRDELNEFVKKDGLFFGPNTSTANRCMMGGMLGNNSSGTTSIRYGVTRDKVIELEVVLADGSEATLKELNQEELAGLLESTAPEANIINSIIKELSPETVRTEIKERFPKKEIHRRNTGYAIDLLAEMQPFNTNGDSFNPAKLIAGSEGTLCAVTKLKLKLDDLPPSFEAVVCAHFESIHEAMTATVEAMKSEPYACEVMDKTILDLTKGNAEQAENRFFVEGDPGAILCIELRADTQELLQSECSMLIERLKEKELGFAFPIVHAPETLKVWTLRAAGLGVLSNLKGKAKPVAFVEDTAVELADLPEYIVDFEKLMDGFGQKAVYYAHAGAGELHLRPVLDLKAKKGREDFRRIGEASAKLVNKYRGSLSGEHGDGRVRAEFIPEMIGPKNYALLKRIKEIWDPKNIFNPGKIVDPDPMDADFRYEENQRTFNYPTFFDFSEEGGMLSLAEKCNGSGDCRRLPYTGATMCPSYHATRNEKDSTRARANVLREALTQSTHQAFPFDNDEVHEVLDLCISCKACKRECPSSVDMSLLKMESDYHYYRRNGIPKRNKFFGAFHKSAKWGSALAPLSNVLLRIPFFEKVFKSRFGIADQRSIPPLSRKKATTLINPKKTKSPQFVLYIDEFTQYQDAHIAKAAGDFFQQLGYSFAVVYAPSGRAYFSKSLLKEARNCAEVVLQKLDGFISKGLPIIGLEPSGILGFRDEYKRLFTSDKKRAVEKLSSLAFTFEEFVAREISNGAISQQAFTEEKQNIEVHIHCHQKALSSPKYSLEILNFPKNYSAVKIPAGCCGMAGSFGYEEEHFEMSNQIGEQILFPRLRALSDKTLVVAAGTSCRHQIKDGVHKESFHPAEILLKALK